From Acinonyx jubatus isolate Ajub_Pintada_27869175 chromosome E2, VMU_Ajub_asm_v1.0, whole genome shotgun sequence:
ccctgtctcaaaaataataaaacgttaaaaaaaaataaaggttattttttCCACTGTGGGAGGCACCTTGACACAGTCAAACTGAAGTAAATATGTTTCCCAGAGATAATGTGTCTCAACTGATATGATACATGCAGTCGAAAAGACACGTTCCAGTGCAGGATACTCGGATTCTGAAGACCAGTATTACTCACTGGGATCTGTCAGAATGGACTGCAGGATTTGGCAATGAGAACAGTTTCCTCTTCATTGATGATGGTTGGAATCCTTGGCATTTTCTCACTTCTTTACCATcgtctcttcctcttctacagGGAATCCAGGTTGAGAGCCTGAGATGTGATTCTTAGGCACCTGATTATACTTGCTTCTTGGTCATTTCCTTTTACAGGTGTCCCCAAGACATTGGCAGCCATTAGTTGAAACATTCTTCGATGCATTTCTGAGTGcacatctgttttctgtcctgaCAATGCTGGCAGAGTGTGTTCATTGGCACCAGCTGCCTCTTTGCCCCGAGACCTCCAGGTGGGTGGAGATTAGCTAAAACCTCCCCAGGATATTGGGATTTCCATTGTCCTTTGCGGACCCTGTATGTGCTGGTAAATATCGTTACTCCTATGGCAAATATAGCAAGAAGGAACAAATATTTAGGATGCTGCTctcctgaatattttttaaaccaaatctcAGACTCATTATAAGCACCATTATTATTCTGTGATGTTTCATCGTTGACCTCCAATCTGGACCTTTTGGTCCAtaagttttctttctgtatgGACTCATTGAGCAAGCCAAACACATGCACAGAATCTTCTCAGCtccctgaaattttattttgatggtttgtatttaaaaaactaGAAGATCTACACGTTTTAATGATGCAACTCACTGGTATTTCACAAGTGACCACACCGGTGTATGCAATTccaagatgaagaaacaggtggTTGTCAGAATTCCGGGTAtcttcttgtgttctctctaaGTCACTGTCCCCACAGGTATAGTTTTCTTGGCTATATTTGTAGGATTGTGATGTTTGGGAATAGGTTCATAACTCTCCAAGATTTGAAAGGTTAGATCACTTTTCCCATTTTGTACTTGATATACATGGAGTCATACTGCCTGAATGTGTAATGATGACTTATTTCTCATGCCATATGACTTTTGAAAATTGATTTGTATTCTTGCGTAGTCTTGTTAGCATTTTAGATCTGCTGTAGAAGACTCCATGGTGTGACTATGAAAACATTCACCGATGGCTGGTCCTGTTAATGGGAAGTAGGTATTCCTGAGTTTAGACTACTATGAGTAACGAGTAGTGCTGGTATATAATTCTGTAACCAGTCTTTTAGGGATACCAGACAAACTTTGTTGAGTATATTCATAGCTGTATATCTGTTGGGACATAGTATATCCAAGACAGCTAAAGTTTATACTACCACACAGTTTCCAAATTTTCCTGTTTGCCAGTAGTTTCAAGATTCTTGGTTGATCCACAAGTTTGCAAAGACTTGTTGTTTCTCTCattctccttttattcttttttttaaagtttgtttattttagtaatctctgtacccaatgttgtgtctgaactcacaaccctgagatcaagagtctcatggtcTTCCACCTGAGCCAACAAGGCACCCTGTCCTccttgttttagatttttatgtCGTGTTTGATGGCACCAGGAGGTAGTGTCATATTTGAAATGATGTGACTACTATAGACATAGAACATTTTTACACCTGTATTATCTATTGCGTAACCTCTTATTTGAAGTTTCTGTTGGAACGGTTTGTCCATTGTTTATTCTATTGTGTGGTCTTCAGGAATTCTTTCTGCTGGTTACAAATTGTGTGTGGGTGGTGGGGATGTTTGGATGAGAACCACCCATTCATGTAATACAAAGTCATTTTACTGGCATGGTTAATGTGCTCTGTgctgttcaagaaatattttcgTGTTCTAAggtatagacattttttttttctttttcaggatgaaTCCATTGTACCTTTAAGATTTATGTAAGCAATCCAGTCAGACTTAATTCATTTCAGGAAGTGATAGTGatcaagttttcctttttccaataTAACTTGCACATTTCAGGTTGTTCTGAAAATGTTGCcttgtgctttctttccatttgctcTCACCTGCCCTTGCTTCTCCAGGATAACAGCACTTCATCCTTACTGCGGACTTTTCAGTTAAATAGACTGCAAATCTCTCCATCTCTTCCAATCACAGGAAGTCATGGCAATCAAATGGGAGCACTCAATTCATGTTATTTGTGGTGTAAAAAACCTTCAGTGAGGCTTTGCCCAGAGAAATGATTGTTGTTCataatataaaggaaaacatgtaTGACAGATTAGCTTCAGGGCATTTGACAGTAGGAATAATCTTCTTGTCACAGACGACAGTTGGAATTGTGGGCAATTTCGTTCTTCTTTATCATTACGTGTCCCTTTACCACACTGAACGCAGGCTGAGGTTCACCCGTTTGATTCTCATGCACTTGACTATAGCCAACTCCTTGGTCATTCTCTCTGAAGGAGTCCCCCAGACCTTGGCAGCTTTGGGATTGAAATCTTTTTTCACTACATTTGCATGCAAACTTTTTTTGTACGTTCAGAGAGTGGGCAGGGGGTTGTCCATTAGCAGCACCTGCCTCTTGAGTGTCTTCCAGACCATCACGATCAGCCCGATGAACTCCTGTTGGAAGGATCTTAAAGTCAGAGCCCCAAAATATGTTGGCTTCTCCATTTTCCTCTGCTGGAATCAttacacatttataaatttagTGTTTCCTCTGTATGTGTTATATATGCCTAGCCAATGGAGCACCAAAAACATCACACAGGAAGGAGATTTGGGGTACTGTTTTACTATCCATCAGGAGGCAGTGACAGTCCTTCTCTATGCAGTGTTGATAGTAGTCCCtgaggttttattttctgttctcatGATCTGGGCCAGTGGCTCCATGGTCTTCCTCCTGCACAGGCACAAGCAGCGGGTCCAGCACATTCACAGCACTAATGTCTCCCCCAGATCCTCTGCTGAGTCCAGAGCCACTCAGAGCATCCTTGTCCTGGTGAGCACCTTTGTGTCTTTCCACTCCCTCTCCTCCATCTTCCATGTTAGTGTTGCTTATACTGATAATCCCAGTTTGTGGCTGGTGAACACCACTGTGGTGATCTCTGTGTGTTTTCCAACTGTCTGCCCCTTTTTCATTATGAGCCGAGACTATACTCTCCCCAGACGCTGCTTTTCCTGGatacaaaacacaaaatcctGTAGTGTTACTGGGGATATATAAAGTATGTTTGTGCACAATGTCGTTTTATATTTACTGCGTTTGCTGAAAAACTCcatagaatacttaaaaaaatttttttttaatgtttcatttatttttgagagagaaagagcatgtgagtggggaaggggcagagagagagagagacagaatccaaagcaggctccaggctctgagctgtcagcacagagccctatgtgggctcaaactcatgaaccacgagatcatgacctgagctgaagttggatgctttaccgactgagcccccaggtgccccaaagtccaTAGAAATTCTAAGAAGGAACCAGAGGAGTTTCTAAGGTGGACACTGATGCACGCCGACCTTTCATCAAATGGTTGAGTATGGGACATATGTGGACAAAGTGGCGATGAATGAAGCAGTTTTGTTTCATTGTGGTGCCTGGTATCCTGAAGATGGCAGTTTAATCAGTGCTGCGTAATGGAAAAAGTGGATTTGGTCTTGACTCCGGAGTGAGATGGAGTGGTTACCCAGGAGTGTACGCACGGGCATATCAGTCGGAGTGAGTACAATCGAGTAATGGGATCCTGGGATTTAGGACTTCAGCCTATCAATTCAGGGGGAAACAGGTTGGTTCATAATATTCAGCCCTCAAGACCCCCAAATGCATGTCCTCACTGACAAAATACATTCACCCCTCCTCCCCGTTCCAGTAGCTCCAAAGTGTAAACTTATTTTGGAAGCAACTCTAAGTCCCAAATCTCATCTAAATATCACCTAAGTAGTGTGATTAAGACTTGAGATAGGATTCATCCTGTGAAAAACCTGTCTTCACCTATCAACCTATGAATGCAGACACATTCCCTGCTTCCTGAATA
This genomic window contains:
- the LOC106973004 gene encoding vomeronasal type-1 receptor 4-like, with amino-acid sequence MIVVHNIKENMYDRLASGHLTVGIIFLSQTTVGIVGNFVLLYHYVSLYHTERRLRFTRLILMHLTIANSLVILSEGVPQTLAALGLKSFFTTFACKLFLYVQRVGRGLSISSTCLLSVFQTITISPMNSCWKDLKVRAPKYVGFSIFLCWNHYTFINLVFPLYVLYMPSQWSTKNITQEGDLGYCFTIHQEAVTVLLYAVLIVVPEVLFSVLMIWASGSMVFLLHRHKQRVQHIHSTNVSPRSSAESRATQSILVLVSTFVSFHSLSSIFHVSVAYTDNPSLWLVNTTVVISVCFPTVCPFFIMSRDYTLPRRCFSWIQNTKSCSVTGDI